DNA sequence from the Plasmodium brasilianum strain Bolivian I chromosome 4, whole genome shotgun sequence genome:
tgtatgggcGTAAGTatatcttttcttctttGCTCCCGCCTTAATTGAAGCTTTCCatgagagaaaaaaaaagatgtatAAATGTTTTGTAAAAAGCATAAGGAGCAAAGCATTATTCAAAAGAACATTGTGCAACGTTTCGTATGGGTACTTAAACTTAACAGTGCAGGATAGGACCATGccatattttgaaaatttaaaaaaaaatataatttatattaacaattcGAAAGATTGTAAAGAGTGTATAAAcgaaattaagaaaaaattttcgAGCGAAAAGCAAAACTTCATTGGTCTTGATATAGAAGGGTACAAAATAGGAAAGGATGGTATAGTAAgtattatacaaatatgtgcTGAtgatatttacatttttgatatatataaatgcgaTAATagctatttatttattaagtaCATAAAAGACCTATTGGAAGATGAGAGAATAGTAAAAGTAACCCATGACTGTAGAGAAGATTGTTCTATACTATACAATCAATACGATGTAAGActaaacaatatttttgaCACACAAGTAGCATATAACATACTTttaaaagaaaggaaaaaagagaTGTACCAAATAAGTTTTGatgatttattatataaatgtttattgttaaataataatcaaaaaatttattttcataaaatgatTGCACTGGAACAGAAAATATATCTACAGAGACCCATATCGAAAGAGCTAATTCATTACGCTGTTCAGGATGTGTTATATTTGAAGCCGCTCATGTTGAGTCTAGTGCACATGTTAAGTGGTGTACATAAAAAGGAACACACGGGAGAAAGGTGTTCTAAAGTAGTGAGAACAGCGCATGAAGAAAAGGGGGAAGTAAAGATATCGgaggaaaaagaaatgaaaactTCGATTGTCGCTAATATATCAGATATCGACATAATAATGCAAGTGATAAAATGCAGTCaaaagtatattaattatCAGTCATTAAATTCACATATTAAAAGTGAAAAAGAATTGCAAAAAGGGATGACACTTGAAGGTATGGTTGTTTCATGcaataacataaatatttatgttaagTTAAATATGAGCAAAAAGGGAGTTATAGCAAATTGTTTAcatcataaatataatattggTGATATCGTTAAATGTGTTATCCTAGGTTTTGGTACTAACAATTATATCAAGTTGGGATTATATGATTCTtccattttgtaaaatagCTAGTTGGTGCATTGTTCAGTTGAATGTAATAACCTCGTTCAGGTGCACGACTGTTCAACCCTGGGGGGAAATTCGCGCGCGCGCAAACAAGAGTCCATACGTGCGCTTATACTTTTGCGTCCCTTAAGTATACACATAGATAggcttgtatatatatatatatatatatatatatatatacatatgtgcacacCATGGAAtgccttattttattttatttttttaattgatacacataagtatatacacCCTTTcaatgtaaaaaaagaagtggCCGGAAAATATTGTTATACGCGGAACATTCAGCACACGTGTGTTAATGGAAAACTCTTGttatgtttttatgtaaaataacaTGTCCCATTTCTTAGACAAATCAAATTCTTCAAAATGGCGAGATTATTGAGAagacaaaattaaaatatgaactgttcatgtaataataattcctcaaaaaaaaaaaaaaaaaagaaaaaaaggggaaggTACAAAAATAGGGCCTGTAGTTCAAAGGGGTAAGCGGCTTATTTGTTCGTTTGTCCATTTGTTTGTCCATTTGTTTGTCCATTTGTTTGTCCATTTGTTTGTCCAtttgtttgttcatttgtttgtCCATTTGTTTGTCCAtttgtttgttcatttgtttgttcatttgtttatttatttactatattttttttttttttttttgaggtACTACTACATGAACAGtcaggaaaataaaaaagggaatgattaaacaagtaaaaaataaaattataaaatgttaagatagtaaaatgaaaaagctTCTTAAAATGGggaacttaaaaaaaatgctatCTTGCATATGCACCAccatattacaaatatagcTTTATAAatctcttttaaaaaaatgtatgtttattttgttttacgtTTCCTACTATAGTTTgtgttttcattatatttttttctcttttgattcattttaccatttttaaaatgtctCAGGGAAGTATATGTTATGTGcaccttatttttattccaaatgtacataaatttttttttattttttttttctgaacgataatatatcatatgaGTAAAGGTACATTTCGGATGTCTTCCCTTTTTTCATAATGAAATAGAAATACCattacacataaatatatgcaaagATGAAAGAAGATTAAGACAGTTTCATTTACcaaaagtataaaaagaatgaacATCTTTTAATGCAACCTATTTGTACCTTGTTGATCAAAAAACAAACATGCACCAAACGCATTTAGAAATGCACATCCTTTAggatatcatttttttttttttttttttttctgttactATCTTCATAATATTGCTTGGGGTAAATGGACAGAAAAgtgcgtacatatatgttcatttaacgaaattacaatttttcaaaaagattaatattttacaacaACTGCTTATACATTGTTGTAGTAAGTACTTGTGTACACgtacacatgtacacatatgtacgtataatacaaattctttttaaagtCAGGCATGGCCGTAAGACGTTTACATATATGGTAATCATAGTTACATACGTTAAGGTACTTTCACATATGGATATTTACCTTTCCCTTTTTACTTTCCTTGATTTATACCAATATagacacatacacatatatatatatatatatatatatatatatatatatatatatatatatatatatgtgtatgtatttatatgtatgaatgttCACATATGCCTGTCCATTTTCATACGTGAAATGTACGACGTCCAGTAACATACagtttgtatataatatcgTTGCAAATATTTATGCAGAATATTTCAATTATAACAAGGTACTTGCAAAAAATTACCTTAACAAGGACGATACAAAGGTGgctatataatatatttttgcgaTACATGCTTAATTGTTCCTATgctaataatgaaaaatataatacggtgcgataaaaaaaaaaaaaataaaaaaaaatacaaaaatacaaaataggacaaaatgagaaaaagtaagacaaaataaaacacaaCACTAATAATGgcaataatagcaataatagcaataatagcaataattgcaataatagcaataattgCAATAATGGCAATAATAGATATTATACAAATAGAAACCAAAAAATagcttttcaaaaaaaaaaataaacaatactCAGGCATTAACTTTAACAATAACTTTAGCACTGTTTTGATATTCAAATTGAGACGATCGAGCAGTAGTAAATCTACTATATAATCGAGTCCAAAACAagaaaaaggcaaaaaaaaggtagaaaaaaaggaaaaaaaaaggaaaaataaaacaaaaagaggaaaaataaaacaaaaaaagaaaagaagaaaagaagaaagaagaaagaagaaagaagaaagaagaaaagatgAAAAGATGAAAAGAGGAGATGAAGAAGAGATGAAGAAAAGAAGAGATGAAGAATAGAAGAGAAGAcgaaaagatgaaaaaaagaaaagagaagaatagaagagaagaagaaaatatgaaaaaaagaaaagagaagaaTAGAAGAGaagaaatgatgaaaaaaagaaaagagaagaatagaagaaaagatgaaaagaagaaaagaagaaaagaagagaaaaaaggaaaaatgtaaaaatggaagaaaaaagGCTCAATGGAAATATTTCACGCAAGTTAGAAATATAGCAATAAAACAATGTTACCCCTTAGTTTCCAACTTCGAGCTGTAGatgcaaaaaaatgaataaataattaaattaatataaacagGCATAAACTCAaggtataataataaatgttaatttttttttcaaaattggTCGAGTTGTCAAAAGCGCTTAATTAAACAGTAGTATCTTACATTTTACGAGATAACCATACGCTTTGTTGGGACTTAAATGTATAcgtgtatttttttcatacatatatatatatatatatatataatcatatgcacatatacacatttatatgtgcatatttatatgtacatatttatatgtatatattcatttgtttataatcatatgtataaatattaatatgtatgtattaatatgtatgtattaatatgtatgtattaatatgtatgtattaatatgtatgtattaatatgtatgtattaatatgtatgtattaatatgtatgtattaatatgtatgtattaatatgtatgtattaatatgtatgtattaatatgtatgtattaatatgtatgtattaatatgtatgtattaatatatatgtgttaatatgtacgtgtatttatgtatgaaaaaagtgtacgtaaaaattataggcaaaaataaatgtataaatgacgaattaaataaatataagcgAATTAaggtataataataaaaaaaaaaaaaaattacaaacaaaaaaaatataaaaaattataaacaaaaatataaaaaattgaacacAAAATTggatgaaaaattaatttaaaaatcgaataaaaaattaaatgaaaaatcaaataagcatattttaaattagaaattaaattacgttatatattttatatgtatatatgtatatgtatatatgtatatatgtatatgtatatatgtatatatgtatatgtatatatgtatatgtatatatgtatatgtatatatgtatatgtataacatgTCAAATATTTCCTAAACtgtagaaatataaaaagtacgaatttttttttttttttatcagtaGATTTATGTAATTAACGCAATTTTGAGTTGTTTATCCGGCACAGTAAAATCATATACGTACAAACgcgtatgtataaatatatatatacatatgcatacatatatatacatatacacataaatacatagtAACACATTATTATGAGTGAACACATAATTCAGTTATAAGTAAAGGCTTACAAGTGTGAGTATATAGCTATAAATAAAGGTGagtacgtgtatatatatatatatatatatatatatatatatatatatatgtaagctacagcatatatataaacaagaATATAGACGTAAAAGTACGCATAAAAAAGCGTAAACtagcataaatatatagacaTATTTCTcaaatacacatatttatgtgCGCTAACTTATTTACGGAAACACTTGTATGCCTAAAAATTTCGAACAAACGAATAGATAACATAAGATGAATAAAAGTAGTAAAGAAATATCCTCAGGGCCGTGTGcaataaatgaagaagataaattttttaatacgtcatttaaatatgtattatcaGCATGTATTGCCTCCTTTATATTTGGATATCAAGTGAGTGttttaaatacaataaaGAATTTTATAGTAGTGGAATTTGAATGGTGTACAGGTGATAATAGGTTGGATTGTCGTGAGAATACTATTAAgagttcatttttattagcaTCTGTTTTTATTGGTGCTGTGATTGGTAGTGGGTTTTCAGGGTATTTAGTGCAATATGGGAGGAGATTTGCAATActagtaatatattattttttcgtttttgtaAGTTTTTTAACATCAATTACTCATCATTTTCATACAATTCTATTTGCTCGTTTGTTAAGCGGCTTTGGTATTGGTCTTATAACAGTTAGTGTGCCATTGTATATTTCAGAGATGACACATAAAGACAAAAAAGGAGCATATGGAGTTTTGCATCAACTTAGTATTACGTTTGGTATATTTATAGCTGTATTGCTAGGACTAGCCATGGGTGAAGGACCGAAGGGTGAATCAAAAGAGCCTTTGggaaattttgaaaaaatatggtGGAGGCTTATGTTTTTTATGCCCAGCATTATTTCAATTGTTGgtatatttcttttagtagtattttttaaagaagaaacaccatattttttatatgagaAAGGTAAATTGGAAGagtcaaaaaaaattttaaaaaaaatatatggtaGTGATGATGTAGATGAACCTTTGAATGCAATTAAAGAAGCTATTGAGCAAACCGAGTCAGCTAAAAGAAATTCTTTATCCTTATTAAATGCATTAAAAATACCATGTTATAGATACGTTATATTATTGGGATGTATTTTATCCGCTTTTCAACAATTCACAGGTATAAACGTTTTAGTCTCAAATTCAAATGagttatataaagaatttttaCCAAGTGAATGGATAACAATTTTAAGTGTTATCATGACTatagttaattttttgatgACTTTTCCAGCTATTTATATCGTTGAAAAACTGGGTAGGAAAACTTTATTATTAGGGGGATGTTTTGGTATTATATGTGCTTATGTACCTACAGCTATAgcaaatttaataaataaaaattcaaatccTGTGAAAGTAATATCTATAGTTGCAACatttattatgattatttcATTTGCTGTGTCATATGGTCCTGTTTTGTGGATTTATTTACATGAAATGTTTCCTTCAGAAATAAAAGATAGTGCAGCTACATTAGCTTCACTAATTAATTGGTTATGTGCAATTATTGTCGTTTTTCCATCCGACATTATTATTAAGACATCTCCTgcaatactttttattatatttgccGTTATGTCAGTCGTTactttcttatttattttcttttttattaaagaaacAAAAGGTGGAGAAATTGGAACAAGTCCATATATTTCGATGGAAGAAAGGCAAAAATACATGACCAAGTCAGCAGtttgagtttttttttttttttttttttttttttgcacacattttttaaaaaatagaatatatatatatctttatatatattcatatctATCTGTATCTATCTGTATCTATCTGTATCTATCTGTATCTATCTGTATCTATCTGtatctatctatatctatatatctatatatctatatgtatatttatgtgtatctatgtatatttgtaccAGCTTGACTAATACAATTTGAATATGAAGCAGTGAATGGAGGGATTTTGCAAAAAGATTTGTCAagatatgtttttttttttttttttctttttatctctatttttgccttttttttatatgtatctttccattttttattattcctttcttaattattcctttttttatcattccatattttattatccaattttttattatcccattttttatcatcccatattttattatcccattttttattatcccattttttattctcccattttttattatcccattttttatcatcccatattttattatcccattttttatcatcccatattttattatcccattttttatcatcccatattttattatcccattttttattctcccattttttattatcccattttttatcatcccatattttattatcccattttttatcatcccatattttattatcccattttttattatcccatattttattatcccattttttatcatcccatattttattattctttttttttttttttaaaatgagaAATACGCGAAATGGGCGAAATGAACCATTTAGCAAAATTGTCCCACCTTTTATTTATCACTTTCGTTTgggtaaatatatttgttttacgAAGGGGGGAAGAAGAGGGCACACTGCAGTGGTTACTTGGTTACTGGTATCTTTTTCAGCAAGCAGTTGAATGGATGGACAAGTATGGTGAGTGCGCTCAAATGagtaaatgaacaaatagtATATAGAACATCCATACACAcgtatgtaagtatatatacataatgtgCATTATTGTTACATTTGTATAgcgtttgtttattttttttacttttagaATTAAGAATAGTGCATAAAATGtgttaaatttgttttttttttttttttttttttttttttgtttaaattttatacatttgtgtataatacagaaatatataaatttatggatatgtatacatacatatatatacatagaaaTCAATACATAGATGAACATATGTtatacacgtatatgtatatatatatatatatgtgtacgttaTACATCTAAAACGAAACTTTGGAAATTTACTCTTACGTTTTATCTAATTTTTGAGaatctttttaaattattctcaacatattttaaagtaaaataaaaatgatacgGAAAATGATCCAACTGCAGAaggtataattttaattatatgttttgcTCTAAGTCATATGGAAAAGAGAACCAGTTAGGGCAAGAatgtaggaaaaaaaaaatacacaccCATCAAAAGTAGACAATTTTGAAAagaacatttttctttttatcattatattttttattttaatattttttatcattacatttttaattttaatatttttttccattctgGTGGTTTTTCAAAACATGCACAGTGGGCATTTCAAATCTGCGCGAATGTGTTACACCTTTGAAATTTAAATCTACGTAACCACAGgtgtaaaaaggaaaaaaaaaaaaaattaactagTCCTATGtacttatttatacataGGAATGTGTATCCATATGCACAACTTGTTCGTAGAATACATTTAGGCGGATAGCTTTGCAGGTACCTAAAATATTGTAGATTTGTTGTCCTTCTCTCAGTGACcgtttaattttatttccctTGGCTTTCTCAAAGCATGGTAGAACTTTGCTGTAGCGGATAAACAGAAGGAAGGGGAATGAGGTACACCCAAATGCATGTTGGGTTCAGTTTTTATTGATGATGATAAAAGGGGAAGAAACACAGATGGAAAAAAGatacaaacaaaataaaataaaataaacaaaacatGTAAAATGtgaaagaaaagataaacaAAACATGTAAAATGTAAAGGCTAAGATAAACAAAACATGTAAAATGGAAAGAATAAGAACGCCCCGTTTGTTGTAACATTCGAAGGTTCGTATTTGAGATTCCTCTactaggaaaaaaaaaaattttaacatgCAAAAAGAGAACCCTCAGTTTTCAGTAGCAATTTTATTCGTAGTGTAGAATATGTGCAAAACGCAAAGCAGTAAAACGAAGCAAGAACTCCTTTTAGAATATGGATGAAAAAATGCAAGCGatgtaaattttcattttttattttctttacttttttttccttatttttccttatttttacttttttttttttttttttttttttttttttttttttttttttttttattttatttattgtttttttttttttgcttgtTCGTTTCTATTCCCCTTATGATGACATgcaaagaatatatatagccTTAAAATGCATATTTCTCCTTTTGGCATTTCTATCATTAATTAATTGCGGGATTCCCGGACTTCACAAGTGGATAATCCATAATTTCCCAAGTTGTGTGAAAATAGTGGATAAACATAATCTACTTGATGCGAGTACCTTTACATATAGCAACTGGAGGAGTAAATGTAGAGCAGGAGGGGGAAGCAGTGGGAGAGGCGTTGGTAGTAGCCGTAGCAACTATGGTGAACTAAAGGGAAACATCCTCGAAGTGGATAATTTGCTATTTGATATGAACCAGTTACTCCACAAAGCGAACGTGCAATTTCGTAGTTAcgataattattttttcaaactctctagtttaataaaaaatgtactgAAGAAATTTCACCCTAAGAAGAATGTCGTTTTTGCTATTGATGGAATATGCCCCTTTTCCAAactaaaattacaaataaaaagaagagcCAAAGCAAAAAGCAAAGAGAggaattcattatatataaatgatataacaTGTGGTAGTACATTTATAGATAAGATATCCAAATTTTTggtaaattttgtaaaatatttaatttcttttgaaaaattcGACAGGGTTAAGTTTTTTGTATCTACTGATAAGGAAGCAGGGGAAGGGGAACTCAAACTTATGAATTGGATAAGCAACTACATTGGAGCGGAACAGAAAGAGGAAGAGAAAGAGGAAGAGAAAGAGagagaggaaaaaaaagacatagTTGAGAGTGGAGAGAAGGTAAGGGTGGATAACCATTACAAGGGGGAGAATGTAAATGGAGCCACCTTTAGCAAAACACAACATCTTCTTGGTTGTTCACCTGGAAAGGATGAAGAAAagggaaatataaatacaaaaacgAATGCGGAAGAAGAATCGTTCGTAATAGTAGGGGCGGACGCAGACCTATTACTACAATGTTTAGctctaaaaaatatacgcaacatatatatttatacatatcaAACTTTCCATATGAATATAGGTGgatatgaatttaaaaaggaaaatcaTCTTATGGAAGGGCCAAACGGTagttacattaaaaaaagaaaaaacaatcAGTTAAACTATAGTaacaatttaaaagaatatcaTTTTAATGACATGTTACTAATGGACAAtttaaatatggaaaataaaaaaaataaaaaaaaaaggaaaaaaaaaataaaagttttgtacaatttaaatacattcattaatttatttttaaataaatatccAAAATCTTTTGAGCAAATTAGACGAGATTTacttattttgttcatattaaaaGGAAATGATTATTTACCAAAAATTAAGGAAGGTAATTTCAGCTTGTTTTTTGAAtcctattttaaaatgttagaaaaaaatatgaacaagcAAGGAGAGGAAATGCCATATAAtggttttttaaataaaaattatgtattaaatagaaaagagtttttaaaatttttgcacTACGTACAGGATATAATTAGCTTTTCCAACTACTCTgtgaataataatagtagtacaAACGAAGAGGAATGCACTAGTATTAATCATACAAATAACAGGTATGAAAAAGAATtcaaagaaaataatttgtacCTTCCTTTGTCCCTTTTGAATGaaatattaagtaaaaatataatagaaaatgaaagcataaaaattgaaattaaaaaagaacaagaCATGTATAATTGTACATTaacatattttgaaaataatcaaaattaCCTTCATTTTGGTtcatccaaaaaaaaaaaaattccgtGCACATTGCTTCTTAtagctttttaaaaaatcattttccCATATTTATGAAGTATATAAATTTGGAACTTTTCAAAAGCACCATTAGAGAAGCGAATTGCTTGCACCAAACAAATTATGACCACGTCaggcaaaatgaaaaattaacgCCACAAAAGGAcggaaataatatttatcgTTCAGGTGAAAGTACAGTTTTGGGAAAATCTCTAACATGTGGCAGAAGACAGGGTAACGAAATGGATGATATAACGTCCAATGGAACGTCCGATAGAACAGAGATTACCGAGTCTAATGAACATCGGGATTATACATTTGACAGTGATGACGAAAAAGAAGATGCACAAATGGAACTTTATTTGAGAAAGGTGTACAGACagaattgtaaaaataaaaaaaattatgaacaggaaatgaaaatttgTGAAAATTATATCGAAGGCATACATTGGCTAGTTGAAATGTACACAAAAACGtattgtataaattttaattttttttacaaatatttaattagtcCATCtttattaagtatatattactaCTTATCCACATTTGGGGAAGTACCAAAATATAGCAGTGATTACAGAAATggtatacaaaatataaatttaaatgtttttaaaaataattatgaatattacaattttattaccttttgtgtgaataaatataatgacttgaaaatgaaattaaaactGAGCTCTTCGGACAATTTACCAAACGAAACAGAAACTAATGAGGATactaacaaaattaaaaatgagaaaaatccatttttactaaatgcacaaaatagtaaaaaaaatgtatattttgaaaatatatatgatattttattttcaaaaaatgtaaatatcgTCAAAGacaatattcaaaaattaaataaaattttaaaaacaacaatgcacaataataaaaaaattatttactattGGGATATATATGCAAGGCATTTgaaaaagttttataaaataattttttataaaactaggaaaatatatgtgtgcaaatattctttatttaaacTGAAATTTGAAAATACGGACCAGAGGTGTTCAACCTATAAACAGGGACTTACCAAAAAGGAAATGACCaaagataataatagtaactcggaaaatgataattttgaaattcaaaataattattttcccACGTTTGGATTAAACAGTATTATGCGGAAAAATCGTATTTTTAGCAAAAATTTAATGAGTTACTCTGATGGAAGAACAGATGTTACAAAAAGGGTTGTACAGATTAGACGCGTGAAAAAAATTGTCTACCGCTGAAAGGGAGGACATGGAATGCCCGTTTATTAGTTCcacaataatgaaaataaagaaatattttttatatcgcgtttttatatattcactttatttaatttttattttattattattttttttttaattattattttttttatcttgttttgttttattttgttttattttgttttgttttgctttattttgctttactttgttttattttgttttgttttactttattttgttttatttttttgttcagtCATATATACAGCACAGCTGATATTAGTTTGGatttaaaaatgttgaaGTAATTTTCATTCGGAAGACGTCTACACATGACCTGTTGCTTTTAATGGCGCGgcatcaattttttttttttttttttttttttaatactttgttttttctttttttttttttttattgcattttatgaaataattattaagtatatataagatttttttttctttttttttttgcttgtTGTTCTTGAATttgctttaatttttttttttgtttgacCATTATAATGCCGTagttatatacacatacgtgtaaatatgcatatatgtgtttgtgcataaatatatatatatatatatatatatatatacacgtcaCACAGCAATTTTGGTAAAGACGAAATTTTCACAATGCATAATTGCCCATAAGCAAATATTCAAATTTGTGAGCTTAGGTAAAAAATGTGCTAATACATATCCATGCACAtccatacatatacatacatatacatacacttccatacatatatatacatacacttccatacacatacatacatatacatacatatacatacatatacatacatacatatacatacatatacatatatatacatccatacatatacatatatatacatccatacatatacatatatatacatccatacatatacatatatatacatccatacatatacatacatatccAAATACGCGTTCTGACATATTTCCATCCATCTTATAACACATTTAAGTAGCTGTTTGTTGCTACTGTGCTGAAAAATTCGATCTTATTTCTTCTGGTAAATtagcattttttaatttgtgcTATACAAAAGAGTAAAAcctattttcattataatgaaatgatttgttttatgtatactgcttttttttttcttttcttttttttttattatcatgtGAGAGATAAAAGTTCGAATGTCCTCCATGCccaatatataaatatacatgtgtatgaaCATGTa
Encoded proteins:
- a CDS encoding hexose transporter, whose amino-acid sequence is MNKSSKEISSGPCAINEEDKFFNTSFKYVLSACIASFIFGYQVSVLNTIKNFIVVEFEWCTGDNRLDCRENTIKSSFLLASVFIGAVIGSGFSGYLVQYGRRFAILVIYYFFVFVSFLTSITHHFHTILFARLLSGFGIGLITVSVPLYISEMTHKDKKGAYGVLHQLSITFGIFIAVLLGLAMGEGPKGESKEPLGNFEKIWWRLMFFMPSIISIVGIFLLVVFFKEETPYFLYEKGKLEESKKILKKIYGSDDVDEPLNAIKEAIEQTESAKRNSLSLLNALKIPCYRYVILLGCILSAFQQFTGINVLVSNSNELYKEFLPSEWITILSVIMTIVNFLMTFPAIYIVEKLGRKTLLLGGCFGIICAYVPTAIANLINKNSNPVKVISIVATFIMIISFAVSYGPVLWIYLHEMFPSEIKDSAATLASLINWLCAIIVVFPSDIIIKTSPAILFIIFAVMSVVTFLFIFFFIKETKGGEIGTSPYISMEERQKYMTKSAV
- a CDS encoding 3'-5' exonuclease, with the translated sequence MYKCFVKSIRSKALFKRTLCNVSYGYLNLTVQDRTMPYFENLKKNIIYINNSKDCKECINEIKKKFSSEKQNFIGLDIEGYKIGKDGIVSIIQICADDIYIFDIYKCDNSYLFIKYIKDLLEDERIVKVTHDCREDCSILYNQYDVRLNNIFDTQVAYNILLKERKKEMYQISFDDLLYKCLLLNNNQKIYFHKMIALEQKIYLQRPISKELIHYAVQDVLYLKPLMLSLVHMLSGVHKKEHTGERCSKVVRTAHEEKGEVKISEEKEMKTSIVANISDIDIIMQVIKCSQKYINYQSLNSHIKSEKELQKGMTLEGMVVSCNNINIYVKLNMSKKGVIANCLHHKYNIGDIVKCVILGFGTNNYIKLGLYDSSIL
- a CDS encoding 5'-3' exonuclease, with translation MQRIYIALKCIFLLLAFLSLINCGIPGLHKWIIHNFPSCVKIVDKHNLLDASTFTYSNWRSKCRAGGGSSGRGVGSSRSNYGELKGNILEVDNLLFDMNQLLHKANVQFRSYDNYFFKLSSLIKNVLKKFHPKKNVVFAIDGICPFSKLKLQIKRRAKAKSKERNSLYINDITCGSTFIDKISKFLVNFVKYLISFEKFDRVKFFVSTDKEAGEGELKLMNWISNYIGAEQKEEEKEEEKEREEKKDIVESGEKVRVDNHYKGENVNGATFSKTQHLLGCSPGKDEEKGNINTKTNAEEESFVIVGADADLLLQCLALKNIRNIYIYTYQTFHMNIGGYEFKKENHLMEGPNGSYIKKRKNNQLNYSNNLKEYHFNDMLLMDNLNMENKKNKKKRKKKIKVLYNLNTFINLFLNKYPKSFEQIRRDLLILFILKGNDYLPKIKEGNFSLFFESYFKMLEKNMNKQGEEMPYNGFLNKNYVLNRKEFLKFLHYVQDIISFSNYSVNNNSSTNEEECTSINHTNNRYEKEFKENNLYLPLSLLNEILSKNIIENESIKIEIKKEQDITIREANCLHQTNYDHVRQNEKLTPQKDGNNIYRSGESTVLGKSLTCGRRQGNEMDDITSNGTSDRTEITESNEHRDYTFDSDDEKEDAQMELYLRKVYRQNCKNKKNYEQEMKICENYIEGIHWLVEMYTKTYCINFNFFYKYLISPSLLSIYYYLSTFGEVPKYSSDYRNGIQNINLNVFKNNYEYYNFITFCVNKYNDLKMKLKLSSSDNLPNETETNEDTNKIKNEKNPFLLNAQNSKKNVYFENIYDILFSKNVNIVKDNIQKLNKILKTTMHNNKKIIYYWDIYARHLKKFYKIIFYKTRKIYVCKYSLFKLKFENTDQRCSTYKQGLTKKEMTKDNNSNSENDNFEIQNNYFPTFGLNSIMRKNRIFSKNLMSYSDGRTDVTKRVVQIRRVKKIVYR